A portion of the Pagrus major chromosome 8, Pma_NU_1.0 genome contains these proteins:
- the LOC141001018 gene encoding CD81 antigen-like translates to MAVAGCTKCIKYMLFFFNFIFWLAGGVILGVALWLRHDSQTSNLLILQFEGHQAPGTFYISVYILIAVGAVMMLVGFLGCYGAIQESQCLLGTFFFFLVILFACEVAAAIWGFMNRDTISKELINFYDSAYIKAVDVSGSPSKDAAIKVLDAFHNTLDCCGKGDDTALFKQIAGTLCPRKSQEDFLRSQSCHDKLIELFSEKLYLIGLAALVVAVIMIFEMIFTMVLCCGIRNSPGVY, encoded by the exons ATGGCTGTGGCGGGCTGCACGAAATGCATTAAATACATGTTGTTcttctttaattttattttctgg CTGGCTGGGGGTGTGATCTTAGGAGTGGCCCTGTGGCTCCGCCATGACAGTCAAACCAGCAACCTCCTCATACTTCAGTTTGAAGGCCACCAGGCACCGGGCACCTTCTATATCA gtgtgtacATACTGATAGCTGTCGGGGCTGTGATGATGCTGGTGGGCTTCCTTGGATGTTACGGTGCCATTCAGGAATCTCAGTGCCTGTTGGGGACG ttcttcttcttcttggtgATCCTCTTTGCTTGTGAAGTGGCTGCAGCGATCTGGGGTTTCATGAACAGAGACACA ATCTCAAAAGAACTGATCAACTTCTACGACTCTGCGTACATCAAGGCTGTGGACGTCTCAGGATCTCCCAGTAAAGACGCCGCCATCAAGGTGCTGGATGCCTTTCACAACACG CTTGACTGCTGTGGTAAAGGAGATGACACTGCACTCTTCAAACAAATCGCCGGCACCTTGTGTCCCAGAAAGTCTCAAGAAGATTTTCTGAGATCTCAG aGCTGTCACGATAAACTGATCGAGCTGTTCTCCGAGAAGCTCTACCTGATTGGACTGGCTGCCTTGGTGGTTGCTGTCATCATG ATCTTTGAGATGATCTTCACCATGGTGCTCTGTTGTGGGATCCGTAACAGCCCCGGGGTGTACTAG